Proteins found in one Populus alba chromosome 14, ASM523922v2, whole genome shotgun sequence genomic segment:
- the LOC118041051 gene encoding histidine kinase CKI1 codes for MKLSSLIASRPVLIFIILAIGVLLLPCVAVPWWYNMIKQVKKHMDFNVHVVQSGLLSEIENIAKYLHPINSSAINLARVMSSSINGSKVLSSYDVENKVAPSLFQAFSIIPFISQISYIGLGGLFLSYYYEGNQTFAMYSNSTASNARNFSWYRQPVDSDTGRVYGDAVKSLPFITTNASWIEQALNSSQGHASFESGWNSAQDPLFLNTISLHGQGVLSLGFSTKALTSFFNNVELYGGSLYLATISGKVLVGGLPNTQTVIKKNSVSLYMTKLNGDQIDHVGNVSCMPNNGNLEDSVLYLGEAKYRVFCSRVEIVGVQSVYVLAFPYNGLASSVNRSIKISLILFIIMIAVIFVSIVSFILLVVRSARREMHLCSALIKQMEATQQAERKSMNKSLAFASASHDIRAALAGITGLIEICYAEVRAGSELDTNLQQIDGCTKDLVGLLNSILDTSKIEADKMQLEEEEFDLAKLLEDAVDLYHPVGMKKGVDVVLDPYDGSILKHSRVKGDRGKLKQVLCNLLSNAVKFTFEGHVSIRAWTQKPSLENKIIASNQNGLWRCFSCLFAKNKKEFNAMKPKQSSMEFVFEVSDTGKGIPRENQKSVFENFVQVKETALGQGGTGLGLGIVQSLVRLMGGEIGIVNKENGEKGTCFKFNVFLDICEIPSADNKNAEVEIEGDSMPDGEHNYSKMTIRTPFPGLVIRTPSPRLSILSSSPKFEGSHVVLLIQNEERLRSSQKYIEGLGIKVSSMKEWEHLHSTLKRIKARQNVSSHSSSGKSDLGSRSDHFNSRSIKDVPLSSMDGIDQKPSASKSSNLRGAPGFVLLVIDAGAGPFQELCRVVVEFKRDLHSSCCKVVWLDKPTSRSINLRGFEQDLIDPQDDILLKPFHGSRLYHVLRLLPEFGATNALKDPGSSSSTHAQRTKLKVPSTCENLFQQVDSQAESNSKNEKNRKNPLLNDPDHFNVRSKLRQCPTERLLVRSSEIQERHGNLSKGKSLSGLKFLVVDDNEISRRVTKHILKGHGATVEVCENGDEAFQLVRIGLHNQKEHSHSIMLPYDYILMDCEMPKMDGCEATRQIRKEEKFYGVHIPILAFSADNSGGEGKKMEEAGTDGRVNKKINMEQLEETIRNIQRKRMYL; via the exons ATGAAGCTCAGCTCATTGATAGCGTCAAGGCCTGTTCTCATCTTCATCATTCTG GCAATTGGAGTTTTGCTACTCCCCTGTGTAGCGGTACCATGGTGGTATAATATGATCAAACAGGTGAAGAAGCACATGGATTTCAACGTCCATGTTGTTCAATCTGGATTGTTGTCTGAAATTGAGAACATAGCTAAATATTTGCACCCCATAAACTCATCTGCAATAAATTTAGCAAGAGTTATGAGTTCCTCCATCAATGGAAGTAAAGTACTCTCATCATATGATGTTGAGAATAAG GTAGCTCCCTCGTTGTTTCAAGCATTTTCAATAATTCCTTTCATATCGCAAATTTCATATATTGGATTGGGAGGTCTTTTCTTATCATACTATTATGAAGGCAACCAAACGTTTGCTATGTACTCTAACTCTACAGCTTCAAATGCGAGGAACTTCTCTTGGTATAGACAACCTGTAGATTCAGACACAGGAAGAGTATATGGAGATGCAGTTAAATCCCTTCCTTTCATTACAACTAATGCAAGTTGGATTGAGCAAGCATTAAATAGTAGTCAAGGGCATGCATCATTTGAGAGTGGATGGAACAGTGCTCAAGATCCTCTATTCCTTAACACAATTAGTTTACATGGACAAGGAGTCCTCTCTTTAGGGTTTTCGACTAAAGCATTAACTAGTTTCTTCAACAACGTAGAACTTTATGGTGGGAGCTTGTACTTGGCTACCATATCCGGCAAAGTTCTTGTAGGAGGACTGCCGAACACTCAAACTGTGATAAAGAAAAATTCAGTTTCTCTATACATGACAAAACTGAATGGTGATCAAATTGATCATGTTGGAAATGTTTCATGCATGCCGAACAATGGCAACCTAGAAGATTCAGTGTTGTACCTTGGGGAAGCAAAGTATAGAGTTTTCTGCTCCCGGGTTGAAATTGTGGGAGTGCAATCG GTATATGTGTTGGCTTTCCCATACAATGGACTAGCGAGCAGTGTTAACAGGAGCATCAAAATATCCCTCATTCTATTCATAATAATGATTGCTGTGATTTTCGTTTCGATTGTTAGTTTCATATTGCTAGTGGTTAGATCTGCAAGAAGGGAAATGCACTTGTGTTCAGCACTAATAAAGCAAATGGAAGCAACGCAACAAGCAGAACGAAAGAGTATGAATAAGAGTCTTGCATTTGCTAGTGCTAGCCATGACATTCGAGCGGCTTTAGCAGGCATTACTGGTTTGATAGAGATATGCTATGCAGAAGTGCGTGCAGGTTCTGAGTTAGACACAAATTTACAACAAATAGATGGTTGCACAAAGGACCTAGTAG GTTTGTTGAATTCTATTCTTGATACCAGCAAAATTGAAGCCGACAAAATGcaacttgaagaagaagaatttgatTTAGCCAAGCTTCTTGAAGATGCAGTTGATTTGTATCATCCTGTGGGCATGAAAAAAGGTGTAGATGTGGTGTTGGACCCCTATGATGGTTCCATTCTCAAACATTCTCGAGTGAAAGGCGATAGGGGAAAACTAAAGCAGGTCCTGTGCAATTTACTTAGCAATGCTGTTAAGTTTACATTTGAGGGGCACGTATCAATTCGAGCCTGGACTCAAAAACCTAGTTTAGAGAACAAGATAATCGCTTCCAATCAGAATGGTTTGTGGAGATGTTTTTCATGCCTTTTtgccaagaacaaaaaagaatttaatgcaATGAAGCCAAAACAAAGCTCTATGGAATTTGTATTTGAGGTGAGTGATACAGGTAAAGGAATTCCAagagaaaatcaaaaatcaGTGTTTGAGAATTTTGTTCAAGTCAAAGAAACAGCTCTTGGACAAGGAGGAACTGGCTTAGGACTTGGCATCGTTCAATCTTTG GTGCGTCTAATGGGAGGAGAAATAGGAATCGTGAATAAAGAGAATGGCGAGAAGGGAACTTGCTTcaagtttaatgtttttcttgatATATGCGAGATACCTTCAGCAGATAACAAAAATGCTGAAGTTGAGATTGAAGGGGATTCAATGCCTGATGGTGAACATAACTATTCGAAGATGACTATTAGAACTCCTTTTCCAGGCCTAGTGATTCGCACCCCTAGTCCCAGGCTGTCTATACTTAGTTCTAGTCCCAAGTTTGAAGGATCCCATGTTGTTCTCTTGATTCAAAATGAAGAGCGGTTAAGAAGTTCACAGAAATATATAGAGGGTTTAGGGATAAAAGTATCATCTATGAAGGAATGGGAGCATCTTCACTCTACTCTGAAGAGAATAAAAGCCAGGCAAAATGTTTCTTCACATAGTTCTTCAGGAAAATCTGATTTGGGCTCAAGAAGTGACCATTTTAACTCTAGATCAATAAAGGATGTGCCTTTAAGTTCCATGGACGGGATAGATCAAAAACCATCAGCAAGTAAAAGTAGTAATCTTAGAGGCGCACCAGGCTTTGTATTGCTTGTGATTGATGCTGGTGCCGGACCATTTCAGGAACTTTGTAGAGTCGTTGTTGAATTTAAAAGAGACCTTCATAGCAGTTGCTGCAAGGTTGTTTGGTTGGATAAACCAACTTCACGAAGTATCAATTTGAGAGGCTTTGAACAGGACTTGATCGATCCACAGGATGACATTTTGTTGAAACCATTTCATGGTTCTCGCTTGTATCATGTGTTACGACTTCTACCTGAATTTGGGG CAACAAATGCTCTTAAAGATCCTGGTTCATCTTCATCAACGCATGCACAAAGAACAAAGTTAAAGGTTCCATCAACTTGTGAAAACTTATTTCAACAAGTGGACTCACAAGCAGAAAGCaactcaaaaaatgaaaaaaacaggaAGAATCCTTTATTAAATGAtccagatcattttaatgttagATCCAAATTGAGACAGTGTCCAACTGAAAGGCTACTAGTTAGATCATCAGAGATCCAGGAAAGACATGGTAATCTAAGCAAAGGAAAATCCTTAAGCGGGTTGAAATTCTTGGTCGTTGATGATAATGAAATATCCCGCAGAGTGACCAAGCACATTCTTAAAGGGCATGGTGCCACTGTTGAGGTTTGTGAAAATGGAGATGAAGCTTTTCAACTAGTTCGCATAGGTCTGCATAACCAAAAGGAACATAGCCACTCTATCATGCTTCCTTATGACTATATATTAATGGACTGTGAG ATGCCAAAAATGGACGGGTGTGAAGCAACAAGACAGATAAGAAAAGAGGAGAAGTTTTATGGCGTCCACATCCCAATCTTAGCATTCTCAGCAGATAACTCAGGAGGTGAAGGTAAGAAGATGGAGGAGGCTGGAACAGATGGCcgagtgaataaaaaaatcaatatggaACAGTTGGAGGAGACCATCAGAAACATTCAACGAAAAAGAatgtatctttaa
- the LOC118041057 gene encoding uncharacterized protein, which produces MDIWNRSSSGVASSIGKPLLDFSNTVMEKAHFEQQGRVRVNEKKIDVDHREIYFLIMHFLSSGPFHRTFRQFQDEVLGHELLPRRYHAWFSRSGAHNGNDNDDGVSLPLSYDKLVERYPHVEKDHLVKLLKQLLLNTDSMFGEAGGNTLNAAHVPTILGSGSFSLLDCEKSMHKQAMPLPANLRWPHMQIDQVHGLSLREIGGGFAKHHRAPSIRYASYAIAKPLTMVQKMQNTKKLRGHRTAVYCAIFDRSGRYVITGSDDRLVKIWSMETAFCLASCRGHEGDITDLAVSSNNALVASASNDFVIRVWRLPDGMPISVLQGHTGAVTAIAFSPRLGSVYHLLSSSDDGTCRVWDARYSHCSPRIYVPKPSDALTGKSSGTFSNGPSSSNGPQSNQILCCAYNANGTAFVTGSSDTYARVWNACKSNTDESEQPIHEMDVLSGHENDVNYVQFSGCAVAPRSSMSDTLKEDSVPKFKTSWFCHDKIVTCSRDGSAIIWRPISRRSHGKSVRWTMSYHLKVPPPPLPPQPLRGGPRQRILPTPRGVNMIVWSLDKRFVLAAVMDCRICVWNAADSSLVHSLTGHTESSYVLDVHPFNPRIAMSAGYDGRMIVWDIWEGIPIRTYEIGRVKLIDGKFSPDGTSVVLSDDVGQIYLLNTGQGESQKDAKYDQFFLGDYRPLIRDAAGNVLDQETQLASHRRNIEDPLCDSSMIPYPEPYQTMFQQRRLGALGVEWRPSSIKFAVGPDIDLGQDYQMPPLEDLDRMFEPLPEFMDAIYWEPENEVISDNTDSEYNVAEECTSEEEQGSLCFSSPSDPNCSTGDTDAEHSKKDSIRRSRRRKHKTEAELMTSSGRRLKKRNMDEHDGSLSGSNGGKKLKGVQKVSKRKSSKAKSSRPQRVAARNARNMLSKITGTSTDEDDDDSEDDTSNCESGLQDLTVQNNRGDGYLHNAQEKCTTEDKLVLVEDMAKPPELPESQSVLGNRKKIVLKFSLRDSKKPVSPEESRLNGENHIDFVNPSSGPIEENNIKISSEDPGASSSNVSGFGLSQYHTRGDLTGASTASSNEICNEGDKNWSRSDKHSCCDPVDISEVFGTNHSQELKVDPPPKITRLKIKTKAILKDSSSPSKLKYSRTGGDLTSNGGDVMSETPSYLGQDKLSGVPDRGGEGLGRSISLHGVNKREKTHKARSDLEGFDSVIKENSSPANDHCDSGTDLSGAENGDAIRRTRSMKMKATQQEPSAQNHNLGVKMGHELVGMSKNAAGDGFLSEEWVSSWKTAVRSRSAKNKRGKYSDNDTRFIRRESNQPIRKLSWLSLSKHEDGYRYIPQLGDEVVYLRQGHQEYIDLYSLREKGPWSLIKGRLSAVEICKVEDLEYAIVPGSGDSCCKITLRFVDPSSVAFGKAFKLTLPELIDFPDFVVEKTRYDASINRDWNTRDRCEVWWRNENGEGGEWWEGDIVSVQAKSVDFPDSPWERYGVIYTSDPTLHKHSPWELHDLSIPWEHPHIDFDITNRLLSLFNKLELSAKKNQDSYGIQKLNEASHKWDFFNRFSVPLCPEIIRSRLESNYYRSLEAVKHDIQVMMKNAQDFFELSAELSHKMKRLSEWFTRKLSKM; this is translated from the exons TATGATAAATTGGTGGAAAG GTATCCTCATGTTGAGAAGGATCATTTGGTAAAGCTTCTGAAACAATTGCTGCTGAACACAGATTCTATGTTTGGTGAGGCTGGAGGAAATACTCTAAATGCGGCTCATGTTCCTACAATACTGGGATCTGGTTCTTTTTCGCTTCTTGATT GTGAGAAGAGCATGCATAAGCAAGCTATGCCCCTGCCAGCAAACCTGCGTTGGCCCCACATGCAGATTGATCAGGTGCATGGGCTGAGTTTAAGGGAAATCGGTGGTGGTTTTGCAAAGCACCATCGTGCTCCATCCATTCGCTATGCTTCTTATGCCATTGCTAAGCCATTGACCATGGTGCAAAAGATGCAAAATACAAAGAAGTTAAGGGGACACCGTACTGCTGTCTATTGTG CAATATTTGATCGCTCAGGAAGGTATGTTATTACTGGTTCTGATGATCGTCTTGTCAAGATTTGGTCAATGGAGACTGCATTTTGCCTGGCCAGCTGCAGAGGACACGAA GGTGACATTACTGACTTGGCTGTAAGTTCCAACAATGCTTTAGTGGCATCTGCTTCCAATGATTTTGTCATTCGAGTG TGGCGCTTGCCAGATGGGATGCCCATTTCAGTCTTGCAGGGGCACACTGGAGCTGTTACTGCCATTGCGTTTAGTCCCAGGCTTGGCTCTGTGTATCACCTTTTATC GTCATCAGATGATGGAACTTGTCGAGTTTGGGATGCTAGATATTCCCATTGTAGTCCACGAATTTATGTTCCAAAGCCTTCAGATGCTCTTACTG GTAAGAGCAGTGGTACTTTTAGCAATGGACCTTCCTCGAGTAATGGTCCACAGAGCAATCAGATATTGTGTTGTGCTTACAATGCCAATGGAACGGCTTTTGTCACTGGAAGCTCTGATACTTATGCTAGG GTTTGGAATGCATGTAAATCTAACACAGATGAGTCAGAACAACCTATACATGAGATGGATGTATTATCTGGTCATGAGAACGATGTCAATTATGTTCAATTCAG TGGCTGTGCTGTGGCTCCAAGATCTTCAATGTCTGACACTTTGAAGGAGGATAGTGTTCCGAAATTTAAAACTTCCTG GTTCTGTCATGACAAAATAGTTACCTGCTCCCGTGATGGCAGTGCAATCATATGGAGACCTATATCACGGAGATCGCAT GGAAAATCTGTACGTTGGACAATGTCTTATCATCTGAAAGTTCCACCTCCTCCACTACCTCCACAACCTCTTCGGGGAGGACCACGCCAAAGAATTCTTCCAACTCCTCGTGGTGTTAATATGATTGTGTGGAGTCTTGATAAGCGCTTTGTCTTAGCAGCCGTTATGG ATTGCAGAATATGTGTTTGGAATGCTGCTGATAGTAGCTTAGTGCATTCTTTGACTGGCCATACCGAGTCT TCTTATGTTTTAGATGTTCATCCTTTCAATCCACGGATAGCTATGAGTGCTGGGTATGATGGTCGAATGATAGTGTGGGAT ATATGGGAGGGCATTCCTATTCGCACATATGAaattggtcgtgtcaagttgaTTGATGGGAAGTTTTCTCC GGATGGGACATCTGTTGTGCTTTCTGATGATGTTGGCCAAATATACTTGCTAAACACAGGCCAGGGTGAGTCTCAAAAGGATGCCAAATATGACCAG TTTTTCCTTGGGGATTATAGACCCCTTATCCGTGATGCTGCAGGAAATGTCCTCGATCAG GAGACACAACTCGCTTCACATCGAAGGAACATTGAAGATCCTCTGTGTGACTCAA GTATGATTCCATACCCAGAACCTTACCAGACCATGTTTCAGCAACGTCGACTTGGTGCACTAGGAGTTGAGTGGCGTCCTTCATCCATCAAATTTGCTGTTGGTCCGGATATTGATTTAGGCCAGGATTATCAAATGCCTCCATTGGAAGATTTAGATAGAATGTTTGAGCCACTGCCTGAGTTCATGGATGCCATTTACTGGGAACCAGAAAATGAAGTCATAAGTGACAACACTGATTCTGAGTATAATGTTGCAGAGGAATGCACCAGTGAGGAGGAGCAGGGTAGTTTGTGTTTCAGCTCTCCCAGCGATCCCAATTGTAGTACAGGGGACACTGATGCTGAACACAGTAAAAAGGATAGCATTCGCAGGTCTAGGAGGAGAAAACATAAGACTGAA GCTGAACTAATGACATCTTCTGGGAGGCGATTGAAGAAACGAAACATGGATGAGCATGATGGCTCATTATCTGGAAGTAATGGAGGTAAGAAACTGAAAGGTGTTCAGAAAGTCTCTAAGAGGAAGTCTTCCAAAGCAAAGTCATCAAGACCTCAGCGTGTTGCTGCCCGCAATGCTCGAAACATGCTCTCCAAAATTACTGGAACATCTacagatgaagatgatgatgattcaGAAGACGATACATCCAACTGTGAGTCAGGGCTTCAAGATTTGACCGTCCAAAACAACAGAGGAGATGGATACTTGCATAATGCTCAAGAAAAATGTACAACGGAAGATAAACTTGTCTTGGTTGAGGATATGGCCAAGCCTCCTGAACTCCCTGAATCTCAATCAGTTTTgggaaataggaaaaaaatagtCTTGAAGTTCTCATTACGTGACTCCAAGAAGCCTGTGTCTCCAGAAGAGAGCAGACTCAATGGTGAAAATCATATTGATTTTGTTAACCCATCTTCTGGACctattgaagaaaataacatcAAGATAAGCTCTGAAGATCCAGGGGCATCTTCTTCGAATGTGTCTGGCTTTGGACTGTCTCAATACCACACTAGAGGTGATCTTACTGGTGCTTCCACGGCTTCAAGCAATGAAATTTGTAATGAGGGAGACAAAAATTGGTCCAGATCTGATAAACACAGTTGTTGTGACCCAGTAGATATAAGTGAAGTTTTTGGTACAAACCATTCTCAGGAGTTGAAAGTGGACCCTCCACCAAAGATAAcaaggttaaaaataaaaacaaaagcaattttGAAGGATTCAAGCAGTCCCTCTAAATTGAAATATTCGAGAACAGGTGGTGACTTAACTAGCAATGGAGGTGATGTAATGTCTGAAACTCCCTCTTATCTGGGACAGGATAAACTATCAGGAGTACCAGATAGGGGTGGAGAAGGTTTGGGCAGATCAATTTCTCTGCATGGTgtaaacaaaagggaaaagacACACAAGGCTAGATCTGATTTAGAAGGTTTTGATAGtgttataaaagaaaattcctCACCAGCAAATGACCATTGTGATTCTGGAACTGATCTCTCTGGAGCTGAAAATGGTGATGCAATACGTCGAACAAGATCCATGAAGATGAAGGCAACCCAGCAGGAACCAAGTGCTCAAAATCATAACCTTGGGGTGAAAATGGGCCATGAATTGGTTGGGATGTCAAAGAATGCTGCAGGTGATGGGTTCCTATCTGAAGAGTGGGTGTCAAGTTGGAAAACAGCAGTTAGATCAAGGTCGGCTAAAAACAAGAGAGGAAAGTATTCTGATAATGATACGAGATTTATTAGAAGAGAATCAAATCAACCCATAAGAAAATTATCATGGTTAAGCTTGTCAAAGCATGAGGATGGTTACCGTTATATCCCCCAGTTGGGCGACGAAGTTGTTTATTTGAGACAG GGCCACCAAGAGTATATTGATTTATATAGTCTACGAGAAAAAGGTCCTTGGAGTTTAATCAAGGGACGCCTAAGTGCAGTGGAAATTTGCAAGGTAGAAGACCTTGAATATGCCATAGTTCCTGGTTCGGGGGATAGCTGCTGTAAAATCACACTTAGATTTGTAGATCCTTCATCTGTTGCTTTTGGCAAAGCATTCAAGCTGACCCTGCCTGAACTGATTGATTTTCctgattttgttgttgaaaaaacACGATATGATGCTTCCATCAATAGAGATTGGAATACCAGGGATAGATGTGAGGTGTGGTGGAGGAATGAGAATGGGGAAGGTGGTGAATGGTGGGAAGGGGATATTGTTTCTGTGCAGGCAAAATCTGTTGACTTTCCGGATAGTCCTTGGGAGAGATATGGAGTCATATACACGTCTGATCCAACTTTACACAAACACAGTCCATGGGAATTGCATGATCTTAGCATTCCATGGGAGCACCCCCATATAGATTTTGATATAACAAATAGACTACTATCTTTGTTCAATAAATTAGAGCTATCAGCAAAGAAAAATCAG GATTCTTACGGAATTCAAAAATTGAATGAGGCTTCTCATAAGTGGGATTTCTTTAACAG ATTTTCAGTACCTCTGTGTCCTGAAATTATCCGGTCGAGGTTAGAAAGCAACTATTATCGGAGCTTGGAAGCGGTGAAGCATGACATACAGGTGATGATGAAAAATGCCCAAGATTTTTTTGAGTTAAGCGCTGAGCTATCACACAAAATGAAGCGCCTCTCTGAATGGTTTACAAGGAAATTATCAAAGATGTAG
- the LOC118041052 gene encoding uncharacterized protein, whose amino-acid sequence MTRCCLHSNWHSSFKGQLYSNTNLIPLSQRQGRGGGGGGGQCTREQVCLPGCSSLPFSHSCCSSRDRRGSHTHVQIPFVRPYSSAPRTILQEKLSLILNSTAGNKSKTSLLPSFTLQGKVSELSVRWFSSSSNDDTDSDAENEENDKSDNCERENKGAIVKSTADPAEVHKVCKVIDELFALDHNMEAVLDECGINLSHDLVTEVLERFRHARKPAFRFFCWAAEKSGFVHDSRTYHSMMIILAKARQFETMMSMLEEMGEKRLLTLDTFSIAMRAFAAAKERKKAVGIFELMKNHKYRVGVETINALLDSLGRAKLGKEAQALFGKLEGRFTPNLRTYTVLLNGWCRVKNLMEAGRIWNEMLDEGFKPDIVTHNIMLEGLLRSKKRSDAIKFFEVMKAKGPSPDVRSYTILIRDLCKQTKMKEAVEYFYEMVDSGCHPDAAVYTCLMTGYGNHKRMDMVYELLKEMKEKGCAPDGKTYNALIKLMTSQRMPDDAVRIYKKMIQNGIEPSIHSYNMIMKSYFQIRNYEMGHAVWDEMSKKGFCPDDNSYTVFIGGLISQGRSEEACKYLEEMIEKGMKAPQLDYNKFAADFSRAGKPDILEELAQKMKFSGKFEVSNVFARWAEMMKKRVKRREPGNRKCTQLARDQRYSFYEMSDG is encoded by the coding sequence ATGACACGGTGCTGCTTGCACTCCAATTGGCATTCAAGTTTCAAAGGCCAACTCTACTCCAACACAAACTTAATCCCCCTCAGTCAGAGACAAGggcgaggaggaggaggaggaggaggacaaTGTACCAGAGAGCAAGTGTGCCTCCCGGGTTGTAGCTCTCTGCCCTTCTCTCATTCGTGTTGTTCTTCTCGTGATCGTAGAGGTAGTCATACTCACGTTCAAATCCCATTTGTTCGGCCATACTCCTCTGCACCGAGAAcaattttacaagaaaaactCTCCCTAATTCTAAACTCAACAGCTGGTAATAAATCCAAAACTTCTTTACTGCCCAGTTTTACTTTACAGGGAAAGGTTTCAGAGCTAAGCGTTAGGTGGTTTTCTAGCTCCAGCAATGATGATACAGATTCCGATGCTGAAAATGAGGAGAATGATAAGAGTGACAATTgtgaaagagaaaacaaaggtGCTATTGTCAAATCAACTGCAGATCCTGCTGAGGTTCATAAGGTATGCAAGGTGATTGATGAGTTGTTTGCATTGGACCACAACATGGAGGCAGTTCTTGATGAATGTGGGATCAATTTATCACATGACCTGGTCACAGAGGTGTTGGAAAGATTCCGTCATGCTAGAAAACCGGCTTTCCGATTCTTCTGTTGGGCAGCGGAGAAGTCAGGTTTTGTCCATGATTCAAGGACTTACCATTCAATGATGATCATACTTGCTAAGGCTAGACAGTTTGAGACTATGATGTCAATGCTTGAAGAGATGGGTGAAAAAAGGCTTTTGACGTTGGACACATTTTCCATTGCAATGAGAGCTTTTGCTGCTGCAAAGGAGAGGAAAAAGGCTGTTGGTATTTTTGAGTTAATGAAGAATCACAAATATAGAGTGGGTGTTGAGACCATTAATGCTCTGCTTGATAGTCTTGGGAGGGCCAAGCTTGGGAAAGAAGCTCAGGCACTATTTGGGAAGTTGGAAGGTAGGTTTACGCCAAATTTGAGGACATATACTGTATTGCTTAATGGATGGTGCAGGGTGAAGAATTTAATGGAGGCAGGGAGGATTTGGAACGAGATGCTTGATGAGGGTTTTAAGCCTGATATTGTCACCCATAATATTATGCTTGAAGGGTTGTTAAGGAGTAAAAAGAGGTCTGATGCAATCAAGTTCTTTGAGGTCATGAAAGCCAAGGGCCCATCACCTGATGTTAGGAGTTATACAATTTTGATCCGGGATCTATGCAAGCAAACTAAGATGAAAGAGGCagttgaatatttttatgaGATGGTTGATTCTGGTTGTCATCCTGATGCTGCAGTTTACACATGTCTGATGACAGGGTATGGGAATCATAAGAGGATGGACATGGTTTATGAATTGTTGAAGGAGATGAAAGAAAAGGGCTGCGCACCTGATGGGAAAACTTATAATGCCCTTATCAAGTTGATGACCAGCCAGAGAATGCCAGATGATGCAGTGAGGATATACAAGAAGATGATTCAAAATGGAATTGAACCTTCAATCCACTCTTACAATATGATCATGAAATCTTACTTTCAAATAAGAAACTATGAAATGGGCCATGCTGTTTGGGATGAGATGAGTAAGAAAGGCTTTTGCCCTGATGATAACTCCTATACTGTTTTCATTGGAGGGCTTATAAGTCAGGGTAGATCTGAAGAGGCATGCAAATATTTGGAGGAGATGATTGAAAAGGGAATGAAAGCTCCTCAACTAGACTACAACAAATTTGCGGCTGATTTCTCCCGAGCTGGGAAGCCTGATATACTTGAGGAGTTAGCTCAAAAAATGAAGTTCTCTGGCAAGTTCGAAGTCTCTAATGTGTTTGCCAGGTGGGCtgagatgatgaagaagagagtTAAGAGAAGAGAACCTGGTAATAGAAAGTGTACTCAACTTGCCCGTGACCAACGGTACTCTTTTTATGAGATGTCTGATGGATGA
- the LOC118041056 gene encoding ribosomal RNA small subunit methyltransferase — MAGGKIRKEKPSSRGAPSSNHYQGGISFHKSKGQHILKNPLLVDSIVQKSGIQSTDVVLEIGPGTGNLTKKLLEAGKMVVAIELDPRMVLELQRRFQGTPFSNRLKVIQGDVLKTDLPYFDICVANIPYQISSPLTFKLLNHQPSFRCAIIMFQREFAMRLVAQPGDTLYCRLSVNTQLYARVSHLLKVGKNNFRPPPKVDSSVVRIEPRKPRPQVNPKEWDGFIRICFIRKNKTLGSIFRIKNVLSMLEKNYKTLQALQQLQNGSSGSTNAEIDISALGDSKEDQSMDMDDGTDDEMEVEDGDADGEASEFKQKVLAVLKERDYSEKRSSKLSQEEFLHLLSQFNMAGIHFS; from the exons ATGGCAGGCGGTAAGataagaaaagagaagccaTCATCACGGGGGGCACCTTCCTCAAATCACTACCAAGGAGGCATATCCTTCCACAAATCCAAAGGACAACATATCCTCAAGAACCCTCTACTTGTTGATTCCATAGTCCAAAAATCAGGCATCCAGAGCACCGACGTTGTTCTTGAGATTGGTCCTGGTACTGGAAATCTCACCAAGAAACTTCTCGAAGCTGGCAAAATGGTTGTTGCTATCGAGCTCGACCCTCGCATGGTTCTTGAGCTTCAACGCCGCTTTCAAGGCACCCCTTTCTCTAATCGCTTAAAG GTGATCCAGGGTGATGTGCTAAAGACAGACCTTCCTTATTTCGATATATGTGTGGCAAATATCCCTTATCAGATATCTTCACCCCTCACATTCAAATTATTGAATCATCAACCTTCCTTCAGGTGTGCCATCATTATGTTTCAGAGAGAATTTGCTATGAGACTTGTTGCTCAGCCAGGTGATACCTTATACTGTCGTCTTTCTGTTAATACCCAACTCTATGCTAGAGTCTCCCATCTTCTCAAAGTTGGGAAGAACAATTTCAGGCCTCCACCCAAGGTGGATTCCTCTGTTGTTCGAATTGAGCCTAGGAAACCACGTCCACAGGTGAATCCTAAGGAATGGGATGGATTCATAAGGATTTGTTTCATTCGAAAGAACAAGACACTTGGTTctatttttaggataaaaaatgtCCTCTCCATGCTTGAAAAGAACTACAAGACCCTTCAGGCGCTGCAGCAATTGCAAAATGGTTCCTCGGGGAGTACTAATGCTGAGATTGACATTTCTGCACTGGGAGATTCTAAGGAGGATCAAAGCATGGACATGGATGATGGAACGGATGACGAAATGGAGGTGGAGGATGGTGATGCAGACGGTGAGGCCTCTGAATTCAAGCAAAAGGTTTTGGCTGTGTTGAAAGAGAGAGATTATTCTGAAAAGAGGTCATCCAAACTCTCGCAAGAGGAGTTCTTACACTTGCTCTCTCAGTTCAATATGGCTGGCATACACTTCTCCTGA